GACATGCACGACCGGGTGCTCGTCCAGTCCGCGGATCGAGCTGCCGGGACCGTAAGGCCGTCGCCAGTTGGCGCCGAACTTGAATGTCCACCATTCGCCCCAATTGCGCAGATCGACGCGCCGCTTGGGCGGCGCAAATGCGAGAGAACCGGCTTTGAGCATATGCGGCAGCGCGCCCGGATAGTCCTTTGGATCCGGCGCCGTTTCGGCCAACGTGACATGGCCGGTTGCTTCGACGAACTGCCGGAATTGCCGGTTGGTCACGGGTACGCGGTCCATCCAGAAGCCATCGACCGTCACCCGATGAACAGGCGCTTCCTCGGGATAGTGTCGATCCGAACCCATTCGGAACGTGCCGCCGGGAACGTAGAGCATGGTGCCGTCGGCAGACTGCTGCTGCAGCTGTTCCTGGCCTACACCTGGATCGGCGAAGGTCACGCCTGCCATGCCTCCCCTCTCCATCGTGGCTGTTGTCGGGCATGAGCGCCGGCGCCAAAGCGCCGACGCTCATCGCGGCGCGTTATTGAGCCGACAGCCCGACCGTTGTCGGCGTCCGCGTCACCGTCGGCGGACTCCATTTTCCGGTCAGCGCGTCGGACTTCGGCGCGTAAAGGCGCATCGTGAGATTGAACGGTCCTTTCGGGGCCGGCAGCCAGTTGGCTTCCTTGTCCTTGCCCGGCGACTCGTTCTGGAAGTACAGATCGAGCGATCCGTCCGCATTGTATTTGAACGGCATCCAACTGCTGACGGCAAAGCGATTCAGCACGTTGCCGACCTGGAAGCCTTCCGGATCGTAAAGCGTGACCGACCAGAACGCATTGACCGGCGGGGCAGCGCCCTTCTCGAAAGTGATGGTGTACTTGTTCGCGCCGTCAAGCGGTTTGCCGGATTCGTCGCCGAGGTTGAGGGGATAGATGGCGTCCTCGGGCAGATTGGCGCCGAGGCCCACTTGCGAGACGATCGCGCGCTTCAAATAATAGTTGCCATAGACGCCCATGGTGTCGGTGTTCATCGACCAGTTGTTTGCAACCCGCGCCAGCGTCGGCACCTTCCAGGCCATCAGTTTCTGGCCGTCCTGCGGTGCGGTCTCCATTGCCCGCTGCAGCACCGGGTCGAGCTTGCCGATGTCAAAGCTCTTGCCCGGCTCGATGCCGATTTTCTTCATCTGGGCGATGATAGGCTCGTCGGTGATGTGCGGCGGATGCAGCTTGAGCAACTCCGCGGCATTGGCAAAGTAGACGCCGGCCGACATGGTATCGACCTGGATCTTTGGGGGCGTTTTCATGTCGACGCTCGGATCCGGCCTGAATTCGACCGGCTTCGGCGTTTTGCCGTACTCGGAAAGCAGCGCGACCTTGTAGCCGGCCTGGATCTTGTGGACGGCATCGTAGTCGTGCGGGCCGTCCGTCTTGGTGCGGCCGATGACCCAGACGTACGGCGTCGGCGCATCGATTCGCTGGGTGTCCGCCGGAAGCTTGAACTCTTCGACGAACTTCTCGCGCAGATCGGGCCGCCAGCCCGGGGGCGTTACCAAGAACGTCCCGGCCTTGGTGCCGGTCGTCCGCCAGCCGGGCGACGCAAACACGTCGGTCCACATGTCGAGCATCGGCAGCAGATAGTAGCGTCCGTTTGTATCCGGTACCGTGATGACGACCGGCTCTTTCGTCATGTCGAGCCATGCGCTGGAATATAAGGTGTCGAAGTTCGAGCGAACGACGCCCTTGAAGTCCGCGGGTGGATATTCAGGTACGTTGCTGAACATGTTCGGCGGCCCCTTCGCCATTTCCTTGCCGGGCCCGATGTTGGTGAACTGCTTCCGTGTGACGTCCATCGATAGCAGCGAATAGAAATAGACATAGGCATCAACTGCGATTGCGTGCGCCTCCTGCTCCGTGATTGCCGGCGCCGCGCTCTGCGCGAGCGCTGAGGACGCACTCAGGGTGCCAATGCAGAGTGATAGCGTCAGTGTCAAAATGCCCCGATGCATGTCGAATTCTCCTGTATTCTTGTGTGTTGTTGCGTTTGGTCGTAGGTCTGCACCAGCGCAGCGATCGGCCCCGCTGCAACTGCCAGTGCCGCCAGGGCGGGCCAACGGAGAAGATCGCATTTCGTCAGCATGACGAATGTTCCTGCCTCAATGGCGTCTTCGCATGACTTTCATCCATTGGACGGCCCGCACCGGGCGCATTCGTTGACCTAAATCAAGGGGCGCGCTGTTCGCGATCCAGGGCGCGCAGCTCGCCTTTCGAGCGCCAATGCGGCTGTCTTGCCTCAATAGCAAGGCGGGTATGGATAGTAGCCGCAAGCCGGACGGTAGTATGGATGGTAGTACGCAGCCGCCCCGTACGCCGCCGCACCCAGCGCGCCGGCATACATCGCGCCGCGGAATGCGCTGCGCCGCGCGACGCCGGCGAACGAGAGCGGCGTGAACGGCCGGCCGATGATGTCGATGAAGAGCGCCGCTCCGCCATCTGCGCCTGCAAGATCGCCTTCAAGCATCTGCACATTGAAGGTGAGCTTGTCGCCCTCGAGCTTCGGATTCTTGAGGACCACGACGGCGTCCTTCACCGCGCCATCTCGGCCGAGCACGGAGATGGTCGCGTTCGGAGCGTTCTTGGCAAAACTGTCCTCGCCCGATCCCCAGTCCGCGATCACGTCGGCGGTGGCCTGGTGGCCCGCAGCCCGCACCGGGCGGTCGGCAAAGATGATCGAGTTCGGCGACACGCCGGTCAGAACGAGGGTGTCACCCTGCAAGGTCGCACCACGGGAGTTGAGCACGAACAGCGAGGGCACGATCTCCGGTTTGGCCGACGTTGACGGCGTTCCAATGGTCTTCATGGTGGGCGTCGTTGCCGCGTGCTGGGCAAGCGCTACGTTGGTCACGCCGATCGCGGCGGTCAGAGCCAGTAATCCGAAAATCTGATTCAAGTTTGTAGTGCGCATGACAATGGATTCCCTCGCTGAAAAAATCGTTGGCGTAACGCTCCCGCTTCCGAGCGAGAGGTCGTGCAACATCGGCTGCAGTTAACGCCGCATGGCGTCCGCAGACTCAAAAACGCGCGCTGGAATTAGAATTTAGGGACTTGTAGTCTAGTAGCATTCAAAAGGTGATGCTTCAGCTACCTCCACGAGCATCACCTTAGCACAATCAGAGAATGAGGACCAGCCATGGTCATTATTCTGTGCCTCTACCTCGTTGCGCTTTGGCTCGTATTCTCCAAATTCAGACTCGTGCGGTGGGGCTGGGTGTCGGGGACGATTTCGCTGCTGATCGGCGGATTCATTCTCGCGACGTTTCTCGCGCTTTTTAATTACCTCACGCCGTCAGGCCGCGTGACGGTGACCGGCCGCGTCGTCGAGGTGACGCCGAATGTGACGGGACAAATTGTCGCAATACCAGCCAAACCGAACGTGCCGGTGAAGAAGGACGATGTGCTGTTTCAGATTGATGCGGCGCCCTTTCAATACAAGGTCAATCAATTGCAGGCATCGCTTGCGGCGGCAAAGCAGCAGACTGAAATCCTGAAGGCGAATTACGAGCAGGCGACGGCCACTGTGGCGGGCCTGGTCGCGCAGGCCGCCTACAACAAGAAGCGTCTCGCCGACATCGAGACGCTGGCCGCCGACGATGCCAATACGCAATTTCAGGCGCAGGACAAGCAGGTACAATACGAGACAGTTTCGGCCCAGCTCGCGGCGGCCAAGGCGGCTCAGCAAAGCGCCAAACTCGCTCTGGATTCCGAGATTG
This genomic stretch from Bradyrhizobium sp. CCGB12 harbors:
- a CDS encoding HlyD family secretion protein gives rise to the protein MVIILCLYLVALWLVFSKFRLVRWGWVSGTISLLIGGFILATFLALFNYLTPSGRVTVTGRVVEVTPNVTGQIVAIPAKPNVPVKKDDVLFQIDAAPFQYKVNQLQASLAAAKQQTEILKANYEQATATVAGLVAQAAYNKKRLADIETLAADDANTQFQAQDKQVQYETVSAQLAAAKAAQQSAKLALDSEIGGVNTSVAQLQAQLDSANWELSQTSVRAPEDGYVTVVALTVGDRAFQLRSAMSFIVEKEIALVGMFSQNGFQTIKEGTAVDIVFDNVPGHIYHAKIIGIPKGIGQGQIAVSGTLARTNTFGGATVFPAEISIPDGMDRDRLRLGMSGSATAFSDKAGVIGLLASILVWVSSYTAYL
- a CDS encoding DUF1254 domain-containing protein — protein: MHRGILTLTLSLCIGTLSASSALAQSAAPAITEQEAHAIAVDAYVYFYSLLSMDVTRKQFTNIGPGKEMAKGPPNMFSNVPEYPPADFKGVVRSNFDTLYSSAWLDMTKEPVVITVPDTNGRYYLLPMLDMWTDVFASPGWRTTGTKAGTFLVTPPGWRPDLREKFVEEFKLPADTQRIDAPTPYVWVIGRTKTDGPHDYDAVHKIQAGYKVALLSEYGKTPKPVEFRPDPSVDMKTPPKIQVDTMSAGVYFANAAELLKLHPPHITDEPIIAQMKKIGIEPGKSFDIGKLDPVLQRAMETAPQDGQKLMAWKVPTLARVANNWSMNTDTMGVYGNYYLKRAIVSQVGLGANLPEDAIYPLNLGDESGKPLDGANKYTITFEKGAAPPVNAFWSVTLYDPEGFQVGNVLNRFAVSSWMPFKYNADGSLDLYFQNESPGKDKEANWLPAPKGPFNLTMRLYAPKSDALTGKWSPPTVTRTPTTVGLSAQ